A region of Plantactinospora sp. BC1 DNA encodes the following proteins:
- a CDS encoding phosphotriesterase, translating into MSFVRTVLGDVPPESLGPTDYHEHLFQVTPLLPGDELDDEAASRTETGLLFAAGITAMVEATPVGLGRDPAAVARISAATGMRVVATTGAHREAHYGPDHPLVTASESDLAARFRADLVDGCPARDIESASAGTGVALDPEGRPVRAGLLKAGIGYWSISAFERRVLGAVAAAHRATGAAVMVHLEHGSAGHEVLDLLGAESVDAGRVVLAHADRNPDPRLHVELAQRGAYLGYDGMARHREQPDSALIELIEAVCGEGMADHLLLGGDVARRSRYVAYGGMPGLAYLPDRFLPRLRARLGPEVVRRIVVDAPARVLTWKTTTEVLG; encoded by the coding sequence GTGAGCTTCGTTCGGACCGTGCTCGGCGACGTGCCGCCGGAGTCGCTCGGCCCGACCGACTATCACGAGCACCTGTTCCAGGTCACTCCGCTGCTGCCCGGCGACGAGCTGGACGACGAGGCGGCCAGCCGGACGGAGACCGGGCTGCTGTTCGCCGCCGGCATCACCGCGATGGTCGAGGCGACGCCGGTCGGGCTGGGTCGCGATCCGGCGGCGGTGGCCAGGATCAGCGCCGCGACCGGGATGCGGGTGGTGGCGACCACGGGCGCGCACCGGGAGGCGCACTACGGGCCGGACCATCCGCTGGTCACCGCTTCGGAGTCGGACCTCGCCGCGCGATTCCGGGCGGACCTCGTCGACGGCTGCCCGGCCCGGGACATCGAATCAGCTTCTGCGGGTACGGGGGTTGCGCTGGATCCGGAGGGGCGGCCGGTGCGGGCCGGGCTGCTCAAGGCGGGAATCGGGTACTGGTCGATCAGTGCGTTCGAGCGGCGGGTGCTCGGGGCGGTGGCTGCGGCGCACCGCGCGACCGGTGCTGCGGTGATGGTGCACCTGGAGCACGGGAGTGCTGGTCACGAGGTGCTCGACCTGCTCGGTGCGGAGAGTGTCGATGCCGGGCGGGTGGTGTTGGCGCACGCGGATCGGAACCCGGACCCGAGGCTGCACGTGGAACTCGCCCAGCGGGGCGCGTACCTCGGCTACGACGGGATGGCCCGGCACCGGGAGCAGCCGGACAGTGCGCTGATCGAGTTGATCGAGGCGGTGTGTGGGGAGGGGATGGCCGATCACCTGCTGCTCGGCGGCGACGTGGCGCGCCGCAGCAGGTACGTCGCGTACGGCGGGATGCCGGGGCTGGCGTACCTGCCGGACCGGTTCCTGCCCCGGCTGCGGGCGCGACTCGGCCCGGAGGTAGTGCGGCGGATCGTAGTTGACGCGCCTGCCCGAGTACTCACCTGGAAGACCACCACGGAGGTACTCGGATGA
- a CDS encoding shikimate dehydrogenase — protein MGFVGVTTGGSSINRVFPRWAEILGLPTDRLVGHDLPLDADDAQYRDLVKRIRDDPAHLGALVTTHKLRLYQAAHDLFDEVDDFAQLCGEISSIAKRDGRLRGGAKDPITAGLAVRDFLPDDHFGATGAEVLCLGAGGAGTALVWYLGQRVDRPRRIVCTDTDPSRLAHLRDVVERGGLPADLVGYRLVADPGDVGAVLDALPDGSLVVNATGLGKDRPGTPLPPGVRLPRDGYAWDFNYRGSLEFLHQAAEQQDERGLTVVDGWRYFIHGWSQAIAEIFDVPVDPRTVRRLSAAAEAVR, from the coding sequence ATGGGTTTCGTCGGGGTCACCACCGGCGGCTCGTCGATCAACCGGGTCTTTCCGAGGTGGGCCGAGATCCTCGGCCTGCCGACCGACCGGCTGGTCGGGCACGACCTGCCGCTGGACGCCGACGACGCGCAATATCGAGACCTGGTCAAGCGGATCCGGGACGATCCGGCGCACCTGGGCGCGCTGGTCACCACCCACAAGCTCCGGCTCTATCAGGCGGCGCACGACCTCTTCGACGAGGTGGACGACTTCGCGCAGCTCTGCGGCGAGATCTCCAGCATCGCGAAGCGGGACGGCCGGCTGCGCGGCGGCGCCAAGGACCCGATAACCGCCGGGCTCGCCGTGCGGGACTTCCTGCCGGACGATCATTTCGGGGCGACCGGGGCCGAGGTGCTCTGCCTGGGCGCGGGCGGCGCCGGGACGGCGCTGGTCTGGTACCTCGGCCAGCGCGTCGACCGACCGCGCCGGATCGTCTGCACCGACACCGACCCGAGCCGGCTCGCCCACCTGCGCGACGTCGTCGAGCGGGGCGGCCTGCCGGCCGACCTTGTCGGGTACCGGCTCGTTGCCGATCCCGGCGACGTTGGCGCGGTGCTCGATGCGCTGCCGGACGGCAGCCTGGTGGTCAACGCGACCGGCCTCGGCAAAGACCGGCCCGGGACGCCGCTGCCGCCCGGGGTTCGGTTGCCCCGGGACGGCTACGCCTGGGACTTCAACTATCGGGGGAGCCTGGAGTTCCTGCACCAGGCTGCTGAGCAGCAGGACGAGCGCGGGCTGACCGTGGTCGACGGCTGGCGGTACTTCATTCACGGCTGGAGCCAGGCGATAGCCGAGATCTTCGACGTACCCGTGGATCCCCGGACGGTGCGGAGGCTGTCGGCGGCGGCCGAGGCGGTGCGGTGA
- a CDS encoding phosphoglycerate dehydrogenase: MSGRRNVLVTSRSFSSGSRDLLGELRAAGLTVVRGPTDHRLDELRPLLADAVGWIAGTAPVTEDHLAAAPQLAVLARHGVGVDAVDLTSAAARGIVVTNTPGANTEAVADLTVGLLLAVLRSIPAGDRRVRAGEWSVSRGRELGSSTVGLVGYGRIGRAVAERLRGFGATLLAYDPMLDTAAIRAAGAEPADLADLPRRCTAVSLHAPGGGRPLVDAEWLAGARDGLLLVNTARADLVDEPALAEALRAGTIAGYAADTLDTESTGAGSPLLAEDLADRVVLTPHLGAQTVEAIDRMGSLAVADLLAVLGGDTPKHPVRTAGGPGSASASGSGSGSGSGSGSASG, translated from the coding sequence ATGAGCGGGCGGCGGAACGTGCTGGTCACCTCGCGGTCGTTCTCGTCCGGCTCCCGGGACCTGCTCGGCGAGCTGCGCGCCGCCGGCCTCACGGTGGTACGCGGCCCGACCGACCACCGGCTCGACGAGCTGCGGCCGTTGCTGGCCGACGCTGTCGGCTGGATCGCCGGCACCGCGCCGGTGACCGAGGACCATCTCGCCGCCGCCCCGCAGCTCGCGGTGCTGGCCCGGCACGGCGTCGGGGTCGACGCGGTGGACCTGACCTCGGCGGCGGCACGTGGCATCGTGGTGACCAACACCCCCGGGGCGAACACCGAGGCGGTCGCCGACCTGACCGTCGGACTGCTCCTCGCCGTGCTGCGCAGCATCCCGGCCGGGGACCGCCGGGTCCGGGCGGGGGAGTGGAGCGTCTCCCGGGGCCGGGAACTCGGCTCGTCGACGGTCGGACTCGTCGGGTACGGCCGGATCGGGCGGGCGGTGGCGGAGCGGCTGCGCGGGTTCGGTGCCACGCTGCTGGCGTACGACCCGATGTTGGACACGGCGGCGATCCGGGCGGCGGGTGCCGAACCCGCGGACCTGGCCGACCTGCCCCGCCGCTGCACGGCCGTCTCGCTGCACGCCCCCGGCGGCGGCCGGCCGCTGGTCGACGCCGAGTGGCTGGCCGGGGCCCGGGACGGACTGCTCCTGGTCAACACCGCCCGCGCCGACCTGGTCGACGAGCCGGCCCTCGCCGAGGCGCTGCGTGCCGGCACGATTGCCGGGTATGCCGCCGACACCCTCGACACGGAGTCGACGGGTGCCGGTTCGCCGCTGCTCGCCGAAGATCTGGCCGACCGGGTCGTCCTGACCCCGCACCTCGGGGCGCAGACCGTGGAGGCGATCGACCGGATGGGCTCGCTCGCCGTGGCCGACCTGCTGGCGGTGCTCGGCGGCGATACTCCAAAGCATCCCGTCCGGACGGCCGGCGGGCCGGGCTCGGCCTCAGCCTCGGGCTCCGGCTCCGGCTCCGGCTCGGGCTCGGGCTCGGCCTCGGGGTGA
- the xylB gene encoding xylulokinase, with protein MLIAHDLGTTGDKASLHTDTGALVGAVTVTYPTRYAPGGVAEQDPAHWWRALADATRQLLARHDVDPAEVRGLAISGQMMGAVLLDAAYRPVRPSIIWADTRSGSQCAELVERIGAERAYRVLGHRLNPTYSLTKVMWVRDHEPEVFGRVRHVCLAKDYAVYRLTGRLATDPSDASSTNAYDQERGTWSDVLLGAAGLDPALLPEIVPATAVVGTVTSAAAEATGLRAGTPVLMGGGDGPLAAVGAGVVSPADGAYCYLGSSSWISLAAPRPLHDPAMRTMTFDHVVPGHYVPTATMQAGGASLEWIADLLEPAGDGDRFDRLVEAADTATAAGDGLYFLPHLLGERSPYWDPEAAGAFVGLRRHHDRAHLVRAVLEGVAFNLLTCVDAFREQGMPVDRVDAIGGGAASDAWLRILADVWGATVRRRSIVEEANSLGAAVTAAVGLGLVDDFGAARELSEVTAEFTPDPGRHADYRRRHAIFLDAYRRLAPWNATRGDKPAGAESGSGESAGGESGSGKSGSGESTGGGSA; from the coding sequence ATGCTGATCGCGCACGACCTCGGTACCACCGGCGACAAGGCGTCGCTGCACACCGACACCGGCGCGCTGGTCGGCGCGGTGACGGTGACCTACCCGACCCGGTACGCCCCCGGCGGCGTCGCCGAACAGGATCCGGCGCACTGGTGGCGCGCGCTCGCCGACGCGACCCGGCAACTGCTGGCCCGGCACGACGTCGACCCGGCGGAGGTCCGGGGGCTGGCGATCTCGGGGCAGATGATGGGGGCGGTACTGCTCGACGCGGCGTACCGGCCGGTGCGGCCGTCGATCATCTGGGCGGACACCCGGAGTGGGTCGCAGTGTGCCGAGCTGGTGGAGCGGATCGGAGCGGAGCGGGCGTACAGGGTGCTGGGGCACCGGCTCAATCCGACGTACTCGCTGACGAAGGTGATGTGGGTGCGTGACCACGAGCCGGAGGTGTTCGGGCGGGTCCGGCACGTCTGCCTCGCCAAGGACTATGCCGTCTACCGGCTGACCGGGCGACTCGCCACCGACCCGTCCGACGCCTCGTCCACGAACGCGTACGACCAGGAGCGGGGGACCTGGTCGGACGTGCTGCTCGGCGCGGCCGGGCTCGATCCGGCGCTGCTGCCGGAGATCGTCCCCGCCACCGCCGTGGTGGGCACCGTGACCTCGGCGGCGGCGGAGGCGACCGGGCTGCGGGCCGGTACCCCGGTGCTGATGGGCGGTGGGGACGGCCCCCTGGCGGCGGTCGGCGCCGGAGTCGTCTCTCCGGCCGACGGCGCGTACTGCTATCTCGGCTCGTCGTCCTGGATCTCGCTGGCCGCGCCGCGCCCGCTGCACGACCCGGCGATGCGGACGATGACCTTCGACCACGTGGTACCCGGGCACTACGTGCCGACCGCCACCATGCAGGCCGGTGGGGCATCGCTGGAGTGGATCGCCGACCTGCTGGAGCCGGCCGGTGACGGGGACCGGTTCGACCGGCTCGTCGAGGCGGCCGACACCGCCACGGCGGCCGGCGACGGGCTCTACTTCCTGCCGCACCTGCTCGGCGAACGGTCCCCGTACTGGGATCCGGAGGCGGCCGGGGCGTTCGTCGGGCTCCGCCGGCACCACGACCGGGCACACCTGGTCCGGGCGGTGTTGGAGGGGGTGGCGTTCAACCTGCTCACCTGCGTCGACGCGTTCCGCGAGCAGGGGATGCCGGTGGATCGGGTGGACGCGATCGGCGGCGGGGCGGCCAGCGACGCGTGGCTGCGGATCCTCGCCGACGTCTGGGGCGCCACGGTCCGGCGACGTTCCATAGTGGAGGAGGCGAACAGCCTCGGCGCGGCGGTGACGGCGGCGGTCGGGCTCGGCCTGGTCGACGACTTCGGCGCCGCCCGGGAACTCTCCGAGGTCACCGCCGAGTTCACGCCCGATCCGGGGCGACACGCCGACTACCGGCGACGGCACGCGATCTTCCTGGACGCGTACCGGCGGTTGGCGCCGTGGAACGCGACCCGGGGCGACAAGCCGGCGGGCGCCGAGTCGGGAAGCGGCGAGTCGGCGGGCGGCGAGTCGGGAAGTGGCAAGTCGGGAAGTGGCGAGTCGACGGGCGGCGGGTCGGCATGA
- a CDS encoding ABC transporter permease: MTTRDSKVAEAATPDSASETAAGKGTTAEPEVLGLGSLLGRGFGGLPVLVLLVLGLSLATDTFLTGTNLDNLGRQVSIYAIIAIGQLLVILTAGIDLSVGSVVGLSGVIAAKAVFDTAGSGSVLLAVVLALLAGAAVGLVNGVLVAILKMPPFIVTLGTLGMARGITLLYTDGRTIQPLPRSFTSIAGGEFLGVANLIWLTVLIALLVGFGLRRTVWGRYIYAVGSNPESARLTGVPVRAVLLSVYALAGTLAALGGILLASRLGNGVPTAGTGYELQAIAACVIGGASLFGARGSALGALVGALIVGLLNNGGTLLGIDPFWLQVAIGALILVAVGVDQLQGRRRVRRGA; the protein is encoded by the coding sequence ATGACCACCCGCGACAGCAAAGTAGCCGAGGCCGCCACTCCGGACTCCGCCTCCGAGACGGCGGCCGGGAAGGGCACGACGGCCGAGCCGGAGGTACTCGGGCTGGGCAGCCTGCTCGGCCGGGGCTTCGGCGGGCTGCCGGTGCTCGTACTCCTGGTCCTGGGGTTGAGCCTGGCCACCGACACCTTCCTGACCGGCACCAACCTGGACAACCTCGGACGCCAGGTCTCGATCTACGCGATCATCGCGATCGGGCAGCTCCTGGTGATCCTCACCGCCGGCATCGACCTCTCGGTCGGCTCGGTGGTGGGCCTTTCCGGAGTGATCGCCGCGAAGGCGGTCTTCGACACCGCCGGCAGCGGATCGGTGCTGCTCGCCGTCGTGCTCGCGCTGCTCGCCGGTGCGGCGGTCGGCCTGGTCAACGGCGTGCTGGTGGCGATCCTCAAGATGCCGCCGTTCATCGTCACCCTCGGCACCCTGGGCATGGCCCGGGGGATCACCCTGCTCTACACCGACGGCCGGACCATCCAGCCGCTGCCGCGCTCCTTCACCTCGATCGCCGGCGGCGAGTTCCTCGGCGTCGCCAACCTGATCTGGTTGACCGTACTGATCGCGCTGCTGGTCGGCTTCGGGCTGCGACGCACGGTCTGGGGCCGCTACATCTACGCGGTCGGCTCCAACCCGGAGTCGGCCCGGCTCACCGGGGTACCGGTCCGGGCGGTGCTGCTCAGCGTCTACGCGCTCGCCGGGACGCTGGCCGCGCTCGGCGGCATCCTGCTCGCCTCCCGGCTCGGCAACGGGGTGCCGACCGCCGGCACCGGCTACGAACTCCAGGCCATCGCCGCCTGCGTGATCGGCGGGGCGAGCCTCTTCGGCGCCCGGGGCTCGGCGCTCGGCGCCCTGGTCGGGGCGCTGATCGTCGGGCTGCTCAACAACGGCGGCACGCTGCTCGGCATCGACCCGTTCTGGTTGCAGGTGGCGATCGGAGCGTTGATCCTGGTGGCGGTGGGGGTCGACCAGTTGCAGGGCCGGCGGCGCGTGCGTCGGGGAGCGTGA
- a CDS encoding sugar ABC transporter ATP-binding protein encodes MTEHQPVVRLRGVTKTYGPVTALGDVDLELLPGEVHCLAGENGAGKSTLIKVLTGAVARDRGEYSVDGVPLGPRPSPGQTRDAGIGVVYQELSLLPDLSVLDNLTMGRFPRRFLGIVDRAAQRRTALDHLDRVGLADLDLDQPVRALPTATRQLVEIARVLGTRAKLVIFDEPTTALSEREAAALLERVTALRDAGHTVLYVTHRLEEMFAVGDRVTVLRDGRVVATRPVADYDHDSLIQAMVGRPVQNLYPGERHEIGPPRLEVRDLRIPGFAAPVELTVHRGEIVGLAGLLGAGRSEIVRAVFGADPVDGGEVRVDGTPIPAGSPRAAARHGVALLTEDRKESGLLLELSIEANVSIASLGRVASGPVLRGGRERRHVRQAVEGLRLKYGSFDDPVTSLSGGNQQKVLLARWLGTGAKVLLLDEPTKGVDVGAKADIYQAIAEMARTGIAVLVVSSYLPELLGLCDRIVVVRERRIVGELPAAEATEEGILRLTSPPTSAADLSTPTTPTTPTAPTSSPQASVPPRPPLESR; translated from the coding sequence ATGACCGAGCACCAGCCGGTGGTACGGCTGCGCGGAGTCACCAAGACGTACGGGCCGGTGACGGCGCTCGGCGACGTCGACCTGGAGCTGCTCCCCGGCGAGGTGCACTGCCTCGCCGGGGAGAACGGGGCCGGCAAGTCGACCCTGATCAAGGTGCTGACCGGCGCGGTCGCCCGAGACCGGGGCGAGTACTCGGTCGACGGGGTGCCGCTCGGGCCGCGCCCGTCCCCGGGGCAGACCCGGGACGCCGGGATCGGCGTGGTCTACCAGGAGCTGAGCCTGCTGCCCGACCTCAGCGTGCTGGACAACCTCACCATGGGCCGCTTCCCGCGCCGGTTCCTCGGTATCGTGGACCGGGCCGCGCAGCGGCGTACCGCGCTGGACCACCTGGACCGGGTCGGCCTGGCCGATCTCGACCTGGACCAGCCGGTACGCGCGCTGCCGACCGCCACCCGCCAGCTCGTCGAGATCGCCCGCGTCCTCGGCACCCGGGCCAAGCTGGTGATCTTCGACGAGCCGACCACCGCACTCTCGGAACGGGAGGCGGCGGCCCTGCTGGAGCGGGTCACCGCGCTGCGCGACGCCGGGCACACCGTGCTCTACGTGACGCACCGCCTCGAAGAAATGTTCGCGGTCGGGGACCGGGTCACCGTGCTCCGCGACGGCCGGGTGGTGGCGACCCGGCCGGTCGCCGACTACGACCACGACTCGCTGATCCAGGCGATGGTCGGCCGCCCGGTGCAGAACCTCTATCCCGGCGAGCGGCACGAGATCGGCCCGCCCCGGCTGGAGGTACGCGACCTGCGCATCCCCGGCTTCGCCGCCCCCGTCGAGCTGACCGTGCACCGGGGCGAGATCGTCGGGCTGGCCGGGCTGCTCGGCGCCGGACGTTCCGAGATCGTCCGGGCGGTCTTCGGCGCCGACCCGGTCGACGGCGGCGAGGTGCGGGTCGACGGTACGCCGATCCCGGCCGGCTCGCCCCGGGCGGCGGCCCGGCACGGCGTCGCGCTGCTCACCGAGGACCGCAAGGAGTCCGGGCTGCTGCTGGAACTCTCCATCGAGGCGAACGTCTCGATCGCCAGCCTCGGCCGGGTCGCCAGCGGGCCGGTACTGCGTGGCGGCCGGGAACGCCGGCACGTCCGGCAGGCGGTCGAGGGGCTGCGGCTGAAGTACGGCTCCTTCGACGACCCGGTCACCTCGCTCTCCGGCGGCAACCAGCAGAAGGTACTGCTGGCCCGCTGGCTCGGCACCGGCGCCAAGGTGCTGCTGCTGGACGAGCCGACCAAGGGCGTCGACGTCGGCGCCAAGGCCGACATCTACCAGGCGATCGCCGAGATGGCCCGGACCGGGATCGCCGTACTGGTGGTCTCGTCGTACCTTCCCGAGCTGCTCGGGCTCTGCGACCGGATCGTCGTGGTACGCGAGCGCCGGATCGTCGGCGAGCTGCCGGCGGCCGAGGCGACCGAGGAGGGCATCCTCCGGCTCACCAGCCCGCCGACCTCCGCCGCCGACCTGTCGACCCCGACGACCCCGACGACCCCGACGGCGCCGACCTCGTCACCGCAAGCCTCCGTGCCGCCCCGACCCCCGCTGGAGTCCCGATGA
- a CDS encoding ABC transporter substrate-binding protein, producing the protein MATKSVSLGAAGLAAVVTLAVGVVAGRAFGGGSDDDGGGGNAGTAAIAGTKIDVIVKATESEFWQSMLAGAKKAGSDLGVELDLFGPTSEADIEPQVRLVEDAISRGAKAIVLAPNSSTALNGVIDRARSGGIKVIVVDNAVQTKADGFIGTDNVKAGAQAGQRLCELITEAGKPNGKVLHESAVSGVQVLIDRFEGFKQGLAEKCPQATIVQTLVNDNDLNKAVGQVNDALTRVPDLAGIFADNNTSGVGTAKAVQEKGAADRVAVVAFDSDPAEVEAVRSGGIDAIVVQNPFFFGYQGVVEAAMAVAGSNAPQRLDPGAVLVDKSNVDAEDLKALLNPPKTKG; encoded by the coding sequence ATGGCAACGAAGAGCGTCTCACTCGGCGCGGCCGGGCTCGCCGCGGTCGTCACCCTGGCCGTCGGCGTCGTCGCCGGCCGGGCCTTCGGCGGCGGCTCGGACGACGACGGCGGTGGCGGGAACGCCGGTACGGCGGCGATCGCCGGTACGAAGATCGACGTCATCGTCAAGGCCACCGAGAGCGAGTTCTGGCAGTCGATGCTGGCCGGCGCGAAGAAGGCCGGCAGCGACCTCGGCGTCGAACTCGACCTGTTCGGCCCGACCTCCGAGGCGGACATCGAACCGCAGGTACGCCTGGTCGAGGATGCCATCTCGCGCGGCGCCAAGGCGATCGTGCTGGCCCCGAACTCCTCCACCGCGCTCAACGGCGTGATCGACCGGGCCCGGTCGGGCGGGATCAAGGTGATCGTCGTCGACAACGCGGTGCAGACCAAGGCCGACGGCTTCATCGGTACCGACAACGTCAAGGCCGGCGCCCAGGCGGGGCAGCGGCTCTGTGAACTGATCACCGAGGCCGGCAAGCCGAACGGCAAGGTGCTGCACGAGTCGGCCGTCTCCGGCGTACAGGTGCTGATCGACCGGTTCGAGGGGTTCAAGCAGGGGCTCGCCGAGAAGTGCCCGCAGGCGACGATCGTGCAGACCCTGGTCAACGACAACGACCTGAACAAGGCGGTCGGCCAGGTCAACGACGCGCTGACCCGGGTGCCGGACCTGGCCGGGATCTTCGCCGACAACAACACCTCCGGCGTCGGCACCGCCAAGGCGGTGCAGGAGAAGGGTGCCGCCGACCGGGTCGCGGTGGTGGCGTTCGACTCCGACCCGGCCGAGGTGGAAGCGGTACGGTCCGGCGGGATCGACGCGATCGTCGTACAGAACCCGTTCTTCTTCGGCTACCAGGGCGTGGTCGAGGCGGCGATGGCGGTCGCCGGCAGCAACGCGCCGCAGCGGCTCGACCCGGGCGCCGTACTCGTGGACAAGTCCAACGTGGACGCCGAGGACCTCAAGGCGCTGCTCAACCCGCCGAAGACCAAGGGCTGA
- a CDS encoding glucose-6-phosphate isomerase family protein, whose product MTTSATPPIQPFAISFGADNATLEPQGQVLTRRMSDLRGLFADGDAWARAVADGDPVVYTVVSSPVPEVPRELPQSITTIQPGATGGEFWMTKGHQHPDPQGEIYLGLSGHGGLLLFDGERAEWLEMRPGTIGYIPPGWAHRSVNVGDEPYRFLAVYPGSAGHDYGWVLEHGMGLRARRVGDPGRLDLVPFGAPAGKP is encoded by the coding sequence GTGACCACCAGCGCCACCCCGCCGATCCAGCCCTTCGCGATCAGCTTCGGCGCCGACAACGCCACGCTGGAGCCGCAGGGCCAGGTCCTGACCCGGCGGATGTCCGACCTCAGAGGGCTCTTCGCCGACGGCGATGCCTGGGCGCGGGCGGTCGCCGACGGCGATCCGGTGGTCTACACGGTCGTCTCCTCACCCGTTCCCGAGGTCCCCCGGGAACTGCCGCAGTCGATCACGACGATCCAGCCGGGCGCCACCGGCGGCGAGTTCTGGATGACCAAGGGGCACCAGCACCCCGACCCGCAGGGCGAGATCTACCTCGGCCTGTCCGGGCACGGCGGTCTGCTGCTCTTCGACGGCGAGCGGGCCGAGTGGCTGGAGATGCGCCCGGGAACCATCGGCTACATCCCGCCCGGCTGGGCGCACCGCAGCGTCAACGTCGGCGACGAGCCGTACCGCTTCCTCGCCGTCTATCCGGGCAGCGCCGGGCACGACTACGGCTGGGTGCTCGAGCACGGCATGGGCCTGCGCGCCCGGCGCGTCGGGGACCCCGGTCGCCTCGACCTCGTCCCGTTCGGTGCACCGGCCGGCAAGCCCTGA
- a CDS encoding GntR family transcriptional regulator: MQAGDRIDRGSPLPMYYQLKQLIVRDIERRRLQPGDRLLGDHELCARYDVSRTVVRQALTDLENEGVIERVKGRGTFVAHPKTAEGLVQSLTGLFEDVAARGGHLRSEVRRVEVLPADAAVAADLEIDPGESVIHLERLRFVDDEPWVWTVTHLPADLAPGLVDEDLTDRSLYQVLESSYGVRLVRGVRSVEAAVASAAQARLLGIRRGDPVLALRSISIGESGRPVESFLALHRGDRSRFQVELTRSTAGGRPGTPLVLVKA, from the coding sequence ATGCAGGCAGGGGACCGGATCGACCGCGGCTCGCCGCTGCCGATGTATTACCAGCTCAAACAGTTGATCGTCCGGGACATCGAGCGTCGCCGCCTTCAGCCCGGCGACCGCCTGCTCGGCGACCACGAGCTGTGCGCCAGATACGACGTCTCACGTACCGTCGTCCGGCAGGCGCTGACCGACCTGGAGAACGAGGGCGTCATCGAGCGGGTCAAGGGCCGAGGGACCTTCGTCGCGCACCCGAAGACCGCCGAGGGGCTGGTGCAGTCGCTCACCGGGCTCTTCGAGGACGTCGCCGCCCGGGGCGGTCACCTGCGCAGCGAGGTACGCCGGGTCGAGGTGCTGCCGGCGGACGCCGCCGTCGCCGCCGACCTGGAGATCGACCCCGGCGAGTCGGTGATCCACCTGGAGCGGTTGCGCTTCGTCGACGACGAGCCGTGGGTCTGGACCGTCACGCACCTGCCGGCTGATCTGGCCCCCGGGCTGGTCGACGAGGATCTCACCGACCGGTCGCTCTATCAGGTGTTGGAGTCGTCCTACGGGGTGCGGCTGGTCCGGGGGGTGCGCTCGGTCGAGGCGGCGGTGGCCAGCGCCGCCCAGGCGAGGCTGCTCGGCATCCGGCGCGGCGATCCGGTGCTGGCGCTGCGCAGCATCAGCATCGGGGAGTCCGGCCGCCCGGTGGAGAGCTTCCTCGCCCTGCACCGGGGCGACCGCAGCCGGTTCCAGGTCGAGCTGACCCGCTCCACGGCCGGCGGCCGACCCGGCACTCCACTCGTACTCGTGAAAGCCTGA
- a CDS encoding VOC family protein → MDWKIELIPVPVTDVDRAKTFYEKVGFNADHDHRVHEGLRFVQLTPPGSACSIVIGDGITDKTPGTQEIQVVVADAEAARRQLVEAGVEASDVDAQPWGSFVYFRDPDGNRWSLQAIESRPNG, encoded by the coding sequence ATGGACTGGAAGATCGAACTCATCCCGGTGCCGGTGACCGACGTCGACCGCGCCAAGACCTTCTACGAGAAGGTGGGATTCAACGCCGACCACGACCACAGAGTGCACGAGGGTCTACGGTTCGTGCAGTTGACCCCGCCCGGCTCGGCCTGCTCGATCGTGATCGGCGACGGCATCACCGACAAGACGCCCGGCACGCAGGAGATCCAGGTCGTGGTGGCCGACGCCGAGGCGGCGCGCCGGCAGTTGGTCGAGGCGGGCGTCGAGGCGAGCGACGTCGACGCACAGCCGTGGGGAAGCTTCGTCTACTTCCGCGACCCGGACGGCAACCGCTGGTCGTTGCAGGCGATCGAGTCGCGCCCGAACGGTTAG